In Helianthus annuus cultivar XRQ/B chromosome 3, HanXRQr2.0-SUNRISE, whole genome shotgun sequence, a single window of DNA contains:
- the LOC110931937 gene encoding uncharacterized mitochondrial protein AtMg00810-like, which produces MAYSVHYLSQFMRSPTQAHFKIALRLLRYLNGAPGKVILFKKEDTLDIKAFSDSDCAKCLGSRKSVTGFCVFLGNNLVSWKSKKQTTVSWSSAEAEYRSMCVATCEIIWILNLLKELKVDVKLPV; this is translated from the coding sequence ATGGCATATTCTGTTCATTATCTTAGCCAGTTTATGCGTTCGCCTACTCAAGCTCATTTCAAAATTGCGTTAAGACTCTTAAGATATTTAAATGGTGCTCCTGGAAAAGTAATTTTGTTTAAAAAGGAAGATACTTTAGATATAAAAGCTTTTTCTGATTCGGACTGTGCTAAATGCCTAGGTTCTCGAAAGTCTGTTACtggtttttgtgtgtttttaggaAATAATCTTGTATCATGGAAAAGTAAAAAGCAGACCACCGTCTCATGGTCTTCAGCTGAGGCAGAATACCGATCAATGTGTGTTGCTACGTGTGAGATTATTTGGATTTTGAATCTTTTAAAGGAGTTGAAAGTGGATGTTAAGCTTCCAGTTTAG
- the LOC110931938 gene encoding uncharacterized protein LOC110931938, producing the protein MESTIIPQPQSSLGFFGIIRESFKTTSRNGKILVTILLFVFLSFSQLDFAQEYILAPVINDVVLQLAKHPNMVHDLTNRFDQTTYVGAFNDLREILLVKLLSMAVSSLIMLFFLIATVSSSSEAYTAKVLGPKDIFLKIKKSWKKPIVTSFYMILLTLGIALFYTLSIGITSILVVNSWAVWFIGAITLSIPACYFYVATLWLVSLIVSVLEDGSTGLEAIGRASELMKGKRLQASLMMVLFAIAYGLIVMMANFLTISNRSMTAELAITIPFRNGFYSLLKLFMFVVYTVSYHEWKTSHEEKEGKGFYLPVATGDV; encoded by the coding sequence ATGGAGAGCACAATCATCCCACAGCCCCAGTCTTCTTTAGGGTTCTTTGGAATAATCAGGGAGTCTTTCAAGACCACAAGCCGAAATGGGAAGATTCTTGTTACAATCCTGCTCTTTGTGTTTCTTTCATTCTCCCAGTTAGATTTTGCTCAGGAGTATATACTTGCACCTGTTATTAATGATGTTGTGTTGCAGTTAGCGAAACACCCGAACATGGTTCATGATCTCACTAATAGATTCGATCAAACTACTTATGTTGGTGCATTCAACGACCTTCGTGAGATTCTCCTTGTCAAACTCTTGAGCATGGCTGTCTCTTCACTTATCATGCTGTTTTTCTTGATTGCCACCGTTTCTTCTTCATCTGAAGCTTACACTGCCAAAGTATTAGGCCCAAAAGACATTTTCttgaaaattaaaaagagttGGAAAAAACCAATAGTAACTAGCTTTTACATGATTTTGCTCACTTTGGGCATTGCCTTGTTTTACACACTTTCAATTGGTATAACCTCCATTTTGGTCGTTAATTCATGGGCAGTTTGGTTCATAGGGGCTATCACTCTTTCAATCCCAGCTTGCTACTTTTACGTCGCGACCCTTTGGTTGGTAAGTTTGATTGTTTCAGTTTTGGAAGATGGTTCTACTGGTCTTGAAGCAATTGGGAGGGCTTCAGAGCTAATGAAAGGCAAAAGGCTACAAGCATCATTGATGATGGTTCTTTTTGCTATTGCCTATGGTCTTATTGTTATGATGGCTAATTTCCTTACAATCTCTAATCGGAGCATGACCGCAGAGCTGGCTATAACTATTCCTTTCAGAAACGGATTCTATTCCTTGTTAAAACTCTTTATGTTTGTGGTGTATACCGTTTCCTATCATGAATGGAAAACAAGCCATGAGGAGAAGGAAGGGAAAGGATTTTACCTTCCGGTTGCTACTGGTGATGTTTAG